A stretch of DNA from Cyprinus carpio isolate SPL01 chromosome A25, ASM1834038v1, whole genome shotgun sequence:
atagatagatagatagatagatagatagataatatagaatctaatttactgcttgttttcctCATTCAGAGAAAGCTGACACTGTTCTTGATGGACAACCTGTTACGGTGACAACATTTGAACCCACAAAGAACATGTCCTCCTATCTATTGGCACTGGTTGTCAGTGACTATACAAATGTTACATCAGCAAATGACACCTTGGTACGACCATTATTCGTCTTTCATGAGCTGTACGGctgttttaaaagataaaaatctCACATTTATTGACCACAAAGTGTGCCTTACAGCATATTTACTCATGGTGCATATGACTAAATGATGTTTGCTTTGAACAGATACGAATATGGGCCCGTAAGAAAGCCATCGAGGACGGTCACGGTGATTATGCCCTGAATATAACTGGGCCAATCCTCAAGTTTTTTGAAAACTATTACAGTGTACCATATCCTCTCTCAAAatcaggtatgtttacacatctAAATCATCTCTTTAAGAGTATTGCTTGGggtaaaaaataatatgcaaaattattaattcTCTACTTTGAAGACCAGATTGCCCTGCCTGATTTTTACTTTGGGGCGATGGAGAATTGGGGTCTGGTGACGTACAGGGAGACAAACCTTCTATATGATCCAGTCATCTCCTCCAATGCAAACAAAGAGAGAACGGCCACCATTATAGCCCATGAACTGGCACACATGGTAGGCCTACTcgcttttacaaaaatatataactataatagttttaaataactaTAAGATGTGTAAAGTAATACTATTATGACTTGTTTGTGTTCTTGGTCAGTGGTTTGGCAACCTTGTGACTCTAAAATGGTGGAATGAAGTTTGGTTAAATGAAGGTTTCGCGTCTTATGTGTCATATCTTGGTGCAGACTTTGCTGAACCGTCTTGGAACGTGGTGAGTGTTTACAAACTAATGAACTTTTAATGGACTTACTGCACAATGGTTGGTCAACTAAAACAACATTTACCAGTCATGaacttttatttacatgttttaaagtGTACTTCGTGTTATTCCATTAAActaatttcatgttcatatgaCAAAGCGGCCAATggtgaataaaacaacaaaattgtacACGTaccctaaaatataataaaaacttccAAATTTGAACAACACCACAACAATTTACAGCCGAAAATATACTtcgaaaaaaattatttgcactcTATCATATTTATTGTCTTTCTCCATTATCGCTCTCTCAGAAAGACTTGATCATCCTTAAAGACGTACACCGTGCTTTTGCTGTGGATGCTTTGGCCTCCTCCCATCCCCTGTCTTCGAAAGAGGAAGATATTATTAAACCAGAGCAGATCACTGAGCAGTTTGATACAGTCTCCTACAGCAAGGTGCTGTAGGTTTGATAACCTTCACTTTAAAATACACTGATTATTACTACTACCAAACTAGTATCAAACTCTTTTCTCTGGTACCTGCAGGGGGCGTCGGTTTTGAGAATGCTGTCAGACTTCCTTACCGAGCCTGTGTTCGTGCAAGGACTAAATGTGAGCAAATTACAACACAGTTACTTTACACcatataaatacatgttttgttttgtttttaatctgcTATATTTCTCCCTAAAAACTTATCTCACCACGTTCGCCTATCAAAATACAGTCGGTGAGGACCTGTGGAATCACCTTCAAACTGTGAGTTGCATCAGAAATCAAAACCTGTAATCTCATACTAATAATTAACAggttaattatttgattaatatttaccACAAATTACCAAATCAAAAAGTTTGTCAGTACTGCTATCTAGTGGTCGATTAAATCACTCTCATTTACCACCTCTAGGCTGTTGATAAGACTGGAACAGTTCTTCCCTTAAGTGTCAAAGAAATCATGGACCGCTGGGTTCTTCAAATGGGCTTCCCGGTGGTCATAATCAACACCACGACAGGCCAGGTCTCTCAGATGCACTTCCTGCTGGATCCTGAGACTACATTAGAGAGGCTCTCTCCATTCAAGTAGGTCTAAATGCATCCCTGAAGCTACCTGAGCAGACTGTGATCTGTTTTCTTTAGTGTTATGtctatttttctgattttatagTTATGAATGGATTGTACCCATCAATTGGATGAAGGCAGAGGTGGAACAGCCACGCTTTTGGCTCACAGAAAAAACTGgtatgaacacaaaataagttttacGATGTCATTTGTTTCTATGACTGAGACAAGCTCATCATTttgatgcatacatttttaagtaataaatagGTTAACGTGATTGTCTTTTCATATGCAGCTTTTCACTCTGATATGAAGGCAACTGGAAACGAATGGGTGCTGGTGAATCTGAACATCACTGGATATTACAGAGTGAACTATGACACTGAGAACTGGGAGCGTCTCCTGAATCAACTGACAGAGAACCATGAGGTAAAGACACAGACGTGTGATTGAAATCACAGACCCAGTTTTaattaataaggaaaaaaaatgacaccacaattatggctttttttgtttattttttttaaaggtcattCCAGTCATCAACAGAGCTCAGATAGTGGATGATGCATTTAACCTTGCTAGGTAAAaagacatataaaatataattgtaaaatttttatttgtacaaGCACATTTGAATTAAATCAGTTGCATACTTAATTATAATTCTTTTTCAAGGGCAAAGATAATTCCTGTCACTTTAGCTCTAAAAACTACAAAGTACTTATCTAAAGAAAGAGATTACATGCCATGGCAGTCTGCGCTCAACAACCTGGATTATTTTTACCTCATGTTTACACAAACTGAAGTCTATGAATTTTTACAGGTCTGTTCTAATACTTCTTATATATTAGCATTTGAAGCCTATAATCTTATTTTtccttgaatatatatatatatatatatatgttgatttCAGAATAGTAGTAATATGAATTTAgcagcttttgttgttgttgttgtatatatatatatatatatatatgttgatttCAGAATAGTAGTAATATGAATTTAgcagcttttgttgttgttgttgtagaacTACACCAGGAAGCAGGTGACCCccctttttgaacattttaagacTATTACTGAAGATTGGTCACATGTGCCCACTGGCCATACAGACCAGTAAGTGATCCATAACTATTTTTGTAATCAATAATGACATCTCAAAATTTTGTTCCAATGGACTTATCTTCTTTATTGGGGTAAGTCATAAATAATTGGCttgtattcatatatttttcCTTGTGTAGGTACAATCAAGTTAATGCCATTAGATTTGCCTGTAGCACGGGTGTAGATGAGTGTCAAAATCTCACTACAAGCTGGTACAGACAGTGGATGGACCAAACATTTTGGTCttctacaaaaaaaaccaaacacattaCTACATAAATCTAATTCGGATCACTTTGCAGGAACAAAAAAATCTATCCACATTATTACATATATCTAATTCGGATCTCTTTTTCCAGAATTCACCCCAATTTAAGGTCTACAGTGTACTGCAGTGCTATTGCCTCAGGTGGCGCTGACGAGTGGGACTTTGGCTGGCTGATGTTTAAGAACGCCATCGGAATAGAAGCTGATAAACTCATGTCAGCCCTGGCTTGTGCAAAAGATACCAAACTTTTAGAAAGGTTTGAAATATATTGTTCTTTGGGAATATATAGCATCTTTTCAAAGGAATAacattagatgtttttttattgtcataAATATAGGTACCTTGGATACACGCTTGACGCATCAATGATCCGTAAACAGGACGCTTCCTCTGTCATTGTGTATATTGCCAGCAACCCAGATGGACAGACATTGGCTTGGGATTTTGTCAGAAGGAACTGGGTGTATATGTTCACAGAGTGAGCTTTATGAACAGCACAAATGCTCATATACAAGACAACTgcaaatttttaatgaattaaaataaatgttgaatgcAGTAATGTGATGAACAGGATTAATTTGTGTCCCTATAGGTACGGTGTGGGGTCTTTTAACTTTGCCAGCCTTATAAGTggcataacaaaaacattttcaactgaATCAGAACTTGAGCAGGTGCGTATTTTCTATACGTACACAGTTAATACAGTAACATTGTAAGAATTTAATTAATCACCTGAACTCATGTGAAACTGCTAAACAGGTTGAACAGGTTACTTgtctaattaatttgttttgttttttgtccccTCGTATCTTTCAACATGTGAAAAGCTTCTGCAGTTTAAGAGTGACAATTCAGAGATTGGCTTTGGATCAGGGACAGCAGCTCTGGAACAGGCCATCGAGAAGACAAAAGCCAATATAAAATGGGTGGCTGAAAACCAGAAAGAAATCACAGACTGGCTGATGGCTGAATCTGCTTAAAAaccacaaagacaaaacaaatg
This window harbors:
- the LOC109059436 gene encoding aminopeptidase N; its protein translation is MVRIHFSAMCVGCTFLGMASLATIVGLWTVQLLPSTGTPAEPWNEHRLPDTLVPDYYNITLWPRLQPNIHGLFVFTGNSSLVFKCLRETDLILIHANKLNLTSTDGYVAKLFALGISVAPSIQKTWMQETTQYLVIQLKGKLKAGELYELYTEFVGELADDLAGFYRSEYEENGEKKIVATSQMHPTHARKTFPCFDEPAMRAVFYITLIHDRGTVALSNGMEIEKADTVLDGQPVTVTTFEPTKNMSSYLLALVVSDYTNVTSANDTLIRIWARKKAIEDGHGDYALNITGPILKFFENYYSVPYPLSKSDQIALPDFYFGAMENWGLVTYRETNLLYDPVISSNANKERTATIIAHELAHMWFGNLVTLKWWNEVWLNEGFASYVSYLGADFAEPSWNVKDLIILKDVHRAFAVDALASSHPLSSKEEDIIKPEQITEQFDTVSYSKGASVLRMLSDFLTEPVFVQGLNTYLTTFAYQNTVGEDLWNHLQTAVDKTGTVLPLSVKEIMDRWVLQMGFPVVIINTTTGQVSQMHFLLDPETTLERLSPFNYEWIVPINWMKAEVEQPRFWLTEKTAFHSDMKATGNEWVLVNLNITGYYRVNYDTENWERLLNQLTENHEVIPVINRAQIVDDAFNLARAKIIPVTLALKTTKYLSKERDYMPWQSALNNLDYFYLMFTQTEVYEFLQNYTRKQVTPLFEHFKTITEDWSHVPTGHTDQYNQVNAIRFACSTGVDECQNLTTSWYRQWMDQTFWNKKIYPHYYIYLIRISFSRIHPNLRSTVYCSAIASGGADEWDFGWLMFKNAIGIEADKLMSALACAKDTKLLERYLGYTLDASMIRKQDASSVIVYIASNPDGQTLAWDFVRRNWVYMFTEYGVGSFNFASLISGITKTFSTESELEQLLQFKSDNSEIGFGSGTAALEQAIEKTKANIKWVAENQKEITDWLMAESA